The nucleotide sequence TATCTGGCGCAGTCGGTGCTGGGTGCTGGACCGTTGGACATCTTGGTAAACAACGCAGGCGTCACGCATCTGCCCAGCGCAATGGAGGATGTGAGCGAGGACGACTTTGACCGGGTCTATCGGGTGAATATGAAGTCGGTGTTTCTGACCGCGCGCGCCTTCGTTCCACACTTCAAGGAACGCAAATCCGGGGTCGTCTTGAACGTGGCTTCCACCGCAGGCGTATCTCCGCGCCCGCGCCTGAACTGGTACAACGCCTCAAAGGGCTGGATGATCACCGCGACCAAGACCATGGCCGTAGAACTCGCCCCCGACGGTATCCGTGTGAACGCCATCAATCCGGTTGCGGGCGATACGCCCTTACTCAAATCCTTTATGGGCGAAGACACGCCAGAGGTACGGGCCAAGTTCCTGGCCACCATCCCGCTAGGCCGGTTTTCCACACCGGAGGACATGGGCAATGCCGCCTGTTTCCTCTGCTCGGACGAGGCCAGCATGATCACTGGTGTCGCGATGGAGGTGGACGGTGGCCGCTGCATCTAAGGGACCGCGCAATTTGATCACCGATGTGGCTGGCCTGAGAGTTGGCA is from Yoonia sp. GPGPB17 and encodes:
- a CDS encoding SDR family oxidoreductase; translated protein: MRLAGKTAIVTGGGSGFGAGIARKFAAEGAQVIVADINTDGAQHIADEIGGRALTCDVTDGASVNYLAQSVLGAGPLDILVNNAGVTHLPSAMEDVSEDDFDRVYRVNMKSVFLTARAFVPHFKERKSGVVLNVASTAGVSPRPRLNWYNASKGWMITATKTMAVELAPDGIRVNAINPVAGDTPLLKSFMGEDTPEVRAKFLATIPLGRFSTPEDMGNAACFLCSDEASMITGVAMEVDGGRCI